CTTTCCGACCCCAAAGGCAAACTGTTTCGTACCTGCACGGGTACGCGCAAACCAGTAGGCAAATGCCGTGAGCCCTAAAGCACCCACGTGCGTTGCCATATGCCAGCCATCCGCCACCAACGCCAGCGATTGTGTCCAGGTCCCAACAATCAGCTCTAACACCATGACCACGGCCGTGAGTACCATCACCACGCGGGCCTGCCGCTCATGCCGAGCGAAGGTCACCGTTTCGTGGACGGCACAAGACTGTGTTGCGACTTCATCATGCATACGGATAGCTTACCAGAAAATTCCTCATAGACGGAACACGGGGTGTGAAACGAAAACGACAGAGGCTCTTGGTGTGTCTCGCTACTGATGGAGGAAGACACTCAGCTGCCCAACCTTATCGGCCACAGCAATATAGCGCCCCTGCGAGTCAGCCGCGACACGTTCCAGTGGGGTCTCGCTCTTGGTGACAGAAATCGTTCGGGGTGACACATGGGGAGCCCAGGTGCAAAGCAACCCATCGCGGCCAACCGAGAGGAGACGACGCTGCCCACTCAGACGTGCGTACGTCAGATCAGTCACGAGCCCATCATGCCCTTTCAGAATCGTCGGCACAGGGTTTCAATTTCTTCTCTTGTAATGTCTGCAACGCAGCGATGAATCTTCTGTTGAACGCTGTCACCTGGCCCGCGCAGTAGTGCAACGACCGTTTCCAATGGTGGACACCCAGTCTCAGTGCACGCCAGCTCAGTGATAAGGATGGTCGTCTCTGGCGAGAGCGAGAGTGCTTCTTGCACCCAGTGTTTGATCTCTTTGATCTTTTGCGTATTCCCTGGCGTACCACGACCTACGAGACTTTTTGATATACGCGCTCCTCAGCTCTCGATCATCAGTGAGTCATGAAGCGTTGATCGTCTGATTATTTATTTGCAAT
Above is a genomic segment from Deltaproteobacteria bacterium containing:
- a CDS encoding WD40 repeat domain-containing protein; this encodes MPTILKGHDGLVTDLTYARLSGQRRLLSVGRDGLLCTWAPHVSPRTISVTKSETPLERVAADSQGRYIAVADKVGQLSVFLHQ